The Vescimonas coprocola genome includes a window with the following:
- a CDS encoding ribosomal-processing cysteine protease Prp → MTTVTFLTEDARIIGFDVQGHSGWGESGEDIVCAAITSAVRLVEATVNDVMGLCAAVKVREADASISLRLPGGLANTAESTCQNLLTGLMVYLAQLHDEYPDNIEVMEG, encoded by the coding sequence ATGACGACCGTTACATTCCTCACGGAGGATGCACGCATCATCGGGTTTGACGTGCAGGGCCACAGCGGCTGGGGAGAATCCGGCGAAGACATCGTCTGCGCCGCCATTACCAGCGCCGTCCGTCTGGTGGAGGCCACCGTAAACGACGTGATGGGTCTGTGTGCTGCGGTAAAGGTGCGGGAAGCGGATGCCTCGATTTCCCTTCGGCTCCCCGGCGGACTGGCCAACACGGCCGAGTCCACCTGTCAGAATCTCCTGACGGGGCTGATGGTCTATCTGGCGCAGCTTCACGACGAATATCCCGATAACATTGAAGTTATGGAAGGCTGA
- the rpmA gene encoding 50S ribosomal protein L27, translating to MLNIGLQFFAHKKGMGSTKNGRDSESKRLGPKRADGQHVLAGNILVRQRGTHIHAGANVGRGSDDTLFAKANGVVRFERLGKDRKQVSVYPAE from the coding sequence ATGCTGAACATTGGTCTGCAATTCTTCGCCCACAAAAAAGGTATGGGCTCCACCAAGAACGGCCGTGATTCCGAGTCCAAGCGCCTGGGTCCCAAGCGTGCGGATGGTCAGCACGTTCTGGCCGGCAACATTCTGGTTCGCCAGCGTGGCACGCATATCCACGCCGGTGCCAACGTGGGCCGTGGCTCCGACGACACCCTGTTCGCCAAGGCTAACGGTGTGGTTCGCTTCGAGCGTCTGGGCAAGGATCGTAAGCAGGTTTCTGTTTACCCCGCCGAGTAA
- the rplU gene encoding 50S ribosomal protein L21, translated as MQAIIVTGGKQYNVSEGDTLFIEKLDVNAGDAVVFDQVLAIVDGENSKFGTPVVEGAKVDATVVKNGKGKKIRIFKYTPKKGYRKRQGHRQPYTKVEIGKISF; from the coding sequence ATGCAGGCAATTATCGTGACCGGTGGTAAGCAGTACAACGTTTCCGAGGGTGATACGCTTTTCATCGAGAAGCTGGACGTCAACGCCGGCGACGCCGTGGTCTTTGATCAGGTGCTGGCCATCGTGGACGGCGAGAACTCCAAGTTCGGCACTCCCGTGGTGGAGGGTGCCAAGGTGGATGCCACCGTGGTGAAGAACGGCAAGGGCAAGAAGATCCGTATCTTCAAGTACACCCCCAAGAAGGGTTACCGCAAACGGCAGGGTCATCGTCAGCCCTACACCAAGGTGGAGATCGGCAAGATCTCTTTCTAA
- a CDS encoding helix-turn-helix domain-containing protein has protein sequence MVSAALVGQVIQSYRLRKGMSQEVLSGLAGLDRTHYSKIERGLRSPTLDTLFKIAQALDIPPSDIVRQIEQQISEYPEP, from the coding sequence ATGGTCAGCGCCGCTCTGGTGGGGCAGGTGATTCAAAGCTATCGGCTCCGAAAGGGAATGTCACAGGAGGTCCTCAGCGGTCTGGCCGGTCTGGACCGCACCCATTACAGCAAAATCGAGCGTGGACTGCGGAGTCCCACCCTCGATACCCTTTTCAAAATCGCACAGGCGCTGGATATTCCGCCCAGCGATATCGTCCGGCAAATTGAGCAGCAAATATCAGAGTACCCCGAACCATAA
- a CDS encoding helix-turn-helix domain-containing protein, which yields MEQKIKQDSIRIGENIRRIRLAQHIKQTQLVQLLQLEGINMTRETLVKIERGVRHIEATQLRGIRDALHTTYDELFRES from the coding sequence GTGGAACAGAAAATCAAGCAGGACAGCATCCGCATCGGAGAGAATATACGCCGCATCCGTCTGGCTCAACACATCAAGCAGACCCAGCTGGTGCAGCTGCTGCAGCTGGAGGGCATCAACATGACCCGTGAGACACTGGTGAAGATCGAACGTGGTGTCCGACATATTGAAGCCACCCAGCTCCGGGGCATCCGAGACGCCCTGCACACCACCTATGACGAATTATTCCGGGAATCATAA